A section of the Metabacillus endolithicus genome encodes:
- a CDS encoding sigma-54 interaction domain-containing protein has product MLYENFKEFSLEDQLDWFKATLHSIHDGVLVIDSKEIVKLINPEYSRITGVQPNEIIGKPLRLVRPKAQLIETLKDGKERIGVYRKEGSVEYVVDMAPIILNNEIIGAVSICKGLTEVHKLSKELEKNKQKLTQLKERMDILYQAKYTFDQIIGSESGLKGVVHLGRKAAESNLPVLIIGESGTGKELFAQAIHNASSRAEKPFIPVNCASIPESLIESELFGYTEGTFTSAKKGGKLGLFEIANSGTIFLDEIGELSYDLQAKLLRVLQEKTLRRVGEAGERQIDVRVIAATNRDLKQLIEKKRFREDLYFRLNVLHLDIPPLRKRKQDIPDIIDLILHKHNLHSESERYYRLHQSTLAILKAYDWIGNVRELKNTIDYAVCMADERDILPEHLPSSFHGENISISKKNSNYLLKAAVEETEKNIITDVLQKHGSELEDKKKAAKELGVSLATLYNKMKKYQLYDF; this is encoded by the coding sequence ATGCTATATGAAAACTTTAAGGAGTTTTCCTTGGAAGATCAATTAGACTGGTTTAAAGCTACGCTCCACTCCATTCATGATGGTGTTCTAGTGATAGATTCTAAAGAGATTGTTAAATTAATTAATCCTGAATATTCGCGTATAACAGGAGTACAACCTAATGAAATTATTGGAAAACCTCTTCGGTTAGTTCGTCCAAAAGCACAATTAATTGAAACGTTAAAAGACGGAAAAGAACGAATTGGGGTTTATCGTAAAGAAGGATCTGTGGAATATGTTGTTGACATGGCACCAATTATATTAAACAACGAAATAATTGGAGCTGTTTCGATTTGTAAAGGCTTAACAGAAGTTCATAAGCTCTCAAAAGAACTTGAGAAAAACAAGCAAAAACTAACTCAATTGAAAGAAAGAATGGACATCTTATATCAAGCTAAATATACATTCGACCAAATTATCGGTTCGGAAAGCGGACTGAAAGGAGTTGTTCACTTAGGAAGAAAAGCTGCTGAATCTAATTTACCTGTATTAATTATCGGTGAAAGTGGAACAGGTAAAGAACTATTTGCTCAAGCAATTCATAATGCAAGTTCTCGTGCAGAAAAGCCATTTATCCCAGTGAATTGTGCGTCTATCCCAGAATCGCTCATTGAAAGTGAGCTTTTTGGATATACCGAAGGTACTTTTACAAGTGCTAAAAAAGGTGGAAAGCTAGGTTTATTTGAAATAGCAAACTCGGGTACAATTTTTTTAGATGAAATAGGTGAGTTATCTTATGATCTTCAAGCCAAACTTTTACGAGTTTTACAGGAAAAAACACTTAGACGTGTAGGTGAAGCAGGAGAAAGACAAATAGATGTTCGTGTAATTGCTGCAACAAATCGTGATCTAAAGCAGCTTATAGAAAAGAAACGATTTCGTGAAGATTTGTATTTTCGGTTGAATGTATTGCACCTTGATATTCCGCCACTTCGTAAAAGGAAGCAGGATATTCCCGACATTATTGATTTAATTTTACACAAGCACAACCTACATTCTGAAAGTGAACGGTATTATCGATTACACCAATCAACCCTTGCCATTCTAAAAGCTTACGATTGGATCGGAAATGTACGAGAATTGAAAAATACAATTGATTATGCCGTATGCATGGCAGACGAAAGAGATATTCTACCTGAACATTTACCTAGTAGCTTTCATGGAGAAAATATTAGTATCTCAAAAAAAAATTCTAACTATCTTTTAAAAGCCGCTGTTGAGGAGACAGAGAAAAATATCATTACAGATGTTTTGCAAAAACATGGTTCTGAACTGGAGGATAAGAAAAAAGCAGCTAAGGAACTTGGGGTGTCTTTAGCAACGCTTTATAACAAAATGAAAAAGTATCAACTATATGATTTCTAA
- a CDS encoding amidohydrolase produces MERENLELVIELRHELHKHPELSNHEVWTKQHLISFLKSYTNLEIVDKGKWFYAIYRAGQDRENIAFRADFDALPIEETIVIPHASQTPGVSHKCGHDGHSASLAGLALEIDQKGADKNIFFLFQHAEETGDGALECVSFIKENNIQEIFAYHNMSGMAHNTVNVINGTAHCASKGMTIFMEGTPAHASQPEDGINPAFAIAKIIDTIDVLTSAEHNKGMVLCTVVHVKIGEKAFGVSASKGELLLTIRALYEEDLDKLQHNLEELTLSLAKQYGLKASFFYNDVFPETVNYKESSDKIRVVCKNKGINLMEMKQAFRASEDFGHYLKETKGAIFYIGNGEEYPPIHTVEYDFRDDVIETAVELFKGLIEIC; encoded by the coding sequence ATGGAGAGAGAAAATCTAGAATTAGTTATAGAGTTACGTCATGAATTACATAAACATCCAGAGCTTTCCAACCATGAAGTATGGACAAAACAACATTTGATTTCATTTCTAAAAAGTTATACAAACCTTGAAATCGTTGACAAAGGAAAGTGGTTTTACGCTATATATCGAGCAGGACAAGATCGAGAAAACATTGCATTTCGAGCAGACTTTGACGCACTTCCAATCGAAGAAACGATTGTAATTCCTCATGCCTCACAGACACCGGGTGTATCTCACAAATGTGGTCATGACGGTCATTCAGCATCTTTAGCTGGATTAGCTCTTGAAATAGATCAAAAAGGAGCAGACAAAAATATTTTTTTCTTATTTCAACACGCTGAGGAAACTGGAGATGGAGCGTTAGAATGCGTTTCTTTTATAAAGGAAAACAACATCCAAGAGATCTTTGCTTATCACAATATGAGTGGAATGGCTCATAATACGGTGAATGTTATAAACGGAACGGCTCACTGTGCGTCTAAAGGTATGACAATTTTTATGGAAGGAACTCCGGCACATGCTAGTCAGCCTGAAGATGGAATTAATCCTGCCTTTGCTATTGCAAAAATCATTGATACAATCGATGTTTTGACATCTGCCGAGCATAATAAAGGTATGGTTCTCTGTACTGTGGTACATGTTAAGATCGGTGAAAAAGCATTCGGGGTATCAGCAAGCAAGGGTGAACTGCTTTTGACGATTCGTGCTCTATATGAAGAAGACTTGGATAAACTGCAGCATAATCTTGAAGAACTAACATTATCGCTTGCAAAGCAATATGGACTAAAGGCGAGTTTTTTCTATAACGATGTTTTTCCTGAGACGGTTAATTATAAGGAGAGCTCAGATAAAATACGAGTTGTTTGTAAAAACAAAGGAATTAACCTTATGGAGATGAAGCAGGCGTTTCGTGCTTCTGAGGATTTTGGTCATTATTTAAAGGAAACGAAAGGAGCTATTTTCTATATCGGAAATGGGGAAGAGTATCCACCTATTCATACTGTTGAATATGATTTCAGAGACGACGTGATAGAAACGGCTGTTGAGCTATTTAAGGGATTAATCGAAATTTGTTAA
- a CDS encoding CPBP family intramembrane glutamic endopeptidase, translating into MEPDEYLEPKNSKVEFNLKEITPIIALFSLFLAVLIFVFIKLELITMEHYFSFENPSKLVLSTIITSIGLIIVGIVLTLIMPAKFIDETNKTFQHESLWTIMISMLVVVLFEELLFRGIVQNFIFLILKNEWYAIIATAVFFVIYHKRYFKKPLMLLNITLPGLVLCWIYFYHDNIIVPFIIHYTMNIALTLMFKYNLIRLRN; encoded by the coding sequence ATGGAACCCGATGAATATTTAGAACCAAAAAACTCAAAAGTGGAATTTAACCTGAAAGAAATTACACCAATTATTGCATTATTTTCACTTTTTCTTGCAGTATTAATATTTGTTTTTATTAAATTAGAATTAATAACTATGGAACACTATTTTTCTTTCGAAAACCCTTCTAAACTAGTGTTAAGCACGATTATTACTTCTATAGGCTTAATAATAGTTGGTATCGTGTTAACATTGATCATGCCTGCAAAATTTATTGATGAAACGAATAAAACATTTCAACATGAATCCTTATGGACGATAATGATTAGCATGTTGGTTGTAGTTTTGTTTGAGGAACTATTGTTTAGGGGAATTGTACAAAACTTTATTTTTCTAATTCTTAAAAATGAATGGTATGCAATAATTGCAACAGCGGTATTTTTTGTTATTTATCATAAACGATATTTTAAAAAGCCGCTCATGTTGTTAAATATCACTCTTCCTGGTTTGGTACTTTGCTGGATTTATTTTTATCATGATAATATTATTGTTCCGTTTATCATTCACTACACGATGAATATAGCATTAACATTAATGTTTAAATATAATTTAATCAGGTTAAGGAATTGA
- a CDS encoding LysM peptidoglycan-binding domain-containing protein, producing MKKLFFLLAFLTTLFVAAPTFAHTVEKGDTMSEIARKNGLSLNQLAKANPHVKNIDLIYVGQQINTTINKTINTSDKPSVKTLSHKTNNTTQVSRGNERSEKISLSEAEIDLLARIVRAEAQTESFEGKVAVASVVLNRVDNAKNSLIQLEK from the coding sequence GTGAAAAAACTATTTTTTTTACTAGCATTCCTGACCACTCTGTTTGTCGCTGCACCTACTTTTGCACATACGGTTGAAAAAGGTGACACGATGTCGGAAATCGCACGTAAGAATGGACTATCATTAAATCAACTAGCAAAAGCAAACCCGCATGTTAAAAACATTGATTTAATTTATGTTGGCCAACAAATTAATACAACTATTAATAAAACTATTAATACTTCGGATAAGCCAAGTGTAAAGACACTTTCACATAAAACAAATAATACCACTCAAGTTAGCAGAGGAAATGAACGCTCTGAAAAGATTAGCCTTTCAGAAGCTGAAATAGATTTATTAGCAAGAATTGTACGAGCTGAAGCTCAAACAGAATCGTTTGAAGGTAAAGTTGCCGTTGCAAGTGTTGTGTTAAATCGAGTTGACAATGCAAAAAATTCCCTGATACAGTTAGAGAAGTGA
- a CDS encoding YnfE family protein: protein MDELKHYVQIIKQNLETLSAPDYEGKDEELMRQQEELEKVEHHFLSEINSSESFDQIVNAAVKCASNEISLDELEDEYNLLTK from the coding sequence ATGGATGAGTTAAAGCACTATGTTCAAATCATTAAACAAAATCTTGAAACATTGAGTGCTCCAGATTATGAAGGAAAAGATGAGGAATTGATGAGACAGCAAGAGGAATTAGAAAAAGTTGAACATCATTTTTTATCGGAAATCAATTCATCAGAAAGCTTTGATCAAATTGTAAACGCTGCAGTTAAGTGTGCTTCAAATGAAATCTCGTTAGATGAGTTAGAAGATGAATACAATCTATTAACAAAATAA
- a CDS encoding cupin domain-containing protein encodes MYEPYPYYHSGFLTRNVQEYNYQVMSILLDEIKKGASTIDLYMRLAKSATDENHRNDILYALEGKKASTNQLTNLYINLTGTKPLYQIVEIPFLSYEEGLEKAFEAEGYFEDRNHSLLNQDPIMQNILWLKTNAQQVNAQIFRNLLEDRANQRKDYGRNPFVVDIEKVTKQNKTFRTAIWTGNKLQVTLMSIDVGDSIGLENHPNTDQFLRIEEGQGLVQMGDRKDRLDYVRKVSDDFAIMVPAGKWHNLTNTGNKPLKLYSIYAPPEHPFGTVHRTKAEAMAAEESRNF; translated from the coding sequence ATGTATGAACCTTATCCTTATTACCACTCTGGATTTTTAACAAGAAATGTTCAAGAATACAATTATCAGGTAATGTCGATTCTCCTAGATGAAATTAAAAAAGGTGCTTCAACAATTGACCTTTATATGAGGTTGGCAAAATCAGCTACAGATGAAAACCACAGAAATGACATTCTTTATGCGTTAGAAGGAAAAAAAGCATCCACCAATCAACTCACCAATTTGTATATAAACCTTACTGGAACAAAGCCTCTTTATCAAATTGTTGAAATTCCTTTTCTAAGTTACGAAGAAGGATTGGAAAAGGCTTTTGAAGCTGAAGGTTATTTCGAAGATCGAAATCACTCTTTACTTAATCAAGATCCTATTATGCAGAATATTTTATGGTTGAAGACAAATGCTCAGCAAGTTAATGCGCAAATATTCCGGAATTTACTTGAAGACCGTGCGAATCAGAGAAAAGACTATGGCAGAAACCCCTTTGTTGTAGATATTGAGAAGGTCACAAAACAAAACAAAACATTTCGTACAGCAATATGGACAGGTAACAAACTTCAAGTCACATTAATGAGTATTGATGTTGGAGATAGCATTGGATTAGAAAATCATCCGAATACAGATCAATTCTTGAGAATTGAAGAAGGTCAAGGACTTGTACAAATGGGTGACAGAAAAGATCGATTGGATTATGTAAGAAAAGTTTCTGATGATTTTGCGATAATGGTACCCGCCGGAAAATGGCATAATCTCACAAATACGGGAAATAAACCTCTTAAGCTTTACTCGATTTACGCACCACCAGAGCATCCGTTTGGAACAGTGCATAGAACGAAAGCTGAAGCAATGGCTGCTGAAGAAAGTAGAAATTTCTAA
- a CDS encoding tautomerase family protein — MPIITIKLAKGRSVKQKQQFVESVTKEAAKHLNVKEEWVTVLFDEYERENWASNGQLHSIKFGEGFGKGE, encoded by the coding sequence TTGCCTATTATAACCATAAAGTTAGCAAAAGGAAGATCAGTAAAACAAAAACAACAATTTGTTGAATCAGTAACAAAGGAAGCAGCAAAACATCTAAACGTAAAAGAAGAATGGGTAACTGTTTTATTCGATGAATATGAACGAGAAAACTGGGCATCAAATGGACAGTTACATTCAATTAAATTTGGTGAAGGATTTGGGAAAGGAGAATGA
- the ilvD gene encoding dihydroxy-acid dehydratase, which yields MMEMRSNMIKKGFDRAPHRSLLRAAGVKEEDFDKPFIAVCNSYIDIVPGHVHLQEFGKIVKEAIREAGGVPFEFNTIGVDDGIAMGHIGMRYSLPSREIIADSIETVVSAHWFDGMVCIPNCDKITPGMMMAALRLNIPTVFVSGGPMKAGVTSDGKKISLSSVFEGVGAYQSGKLDEKGLTELEQFGCPTCGSCSGMFTANSMNCLAEALGLALPGNGTILAVAPERREFVKRSAKQLMNLIKDDIKPRDIVTEKAIDNAFALDMALGGSTNTVLHTLALAHEAEIEYPIQRINEVAARVPHLSKLAPASDHHIEDLHEAGGVSAALYELSKKEGALHLDTLTVTGKTLGENIAGCEIKDHGVIRPIDNPHTEKGGLAVLFGNLAPDGAIIKTGGVQNGITSHEGPAIVFESQEEAINGIVNGKVKEGHVVIIRYEGPKGGPGMPEMLSPTSMIVGMGLGPKVALVTDGRFSGASRGLSIGHASPEAAEGGPLAFVENGDHIVIDIENRTMDVQVDDEEWEKRKGNWKGFEPKVKKGYLARYSKLVTSASTGGIMKI from the coding sequence ATGATGGAAATGCGTAGTAACATGATTAAAAAGGGATTTGACCGTGCACCGCATCGTAGCTTACTTCGTGCGGCAGGTGTAAAAGAAGAGGATTTTGATAAACCGTTTATCGCGGTTTGTAATTCATATATTGATATTGTACCTGGACACGTACATTTACAAGAATTCGGTAAAATTGTAAAAGAAGCAATACGTGAAGCGGGTGGAGTACCATTTGAGTTTAATACAATCGGTGTAGATGATGGAATTGCAATGGGACATATTGGAATGCGCTATTCCTTACCAAGCCGTGAAATTATTGCAGATTCTATTGAAACTGTTGTTTCAGCACACTGGTTCGATGGAATGGTTTGTATTCCAAACTGTGACAAAATCACACCAGGGATGATGATGGCAGCATTACGTCTTAATATCCCTACAGTATTTGTAAGTGGTGGCCCGATGAAGGCTGGTGTGACAAGTGATGGGAAAAAAATCTCACTTTCTTCTGTATTTGAAGGAGTAGGTGCCTACCAATCTGGTAAACTAGATGAAAAAGGTTTAACAGAGCTTGAGCAATTTGGCTGCCCAACATGTGGTTCTTGTTCAGGTATGTTTACAGCGAACTCCATGAACTGTTTAGCTGAAGCACTTGGATTAGCTCTTCCTGGTAACGGAACGATTTTAGCCGTGGCGCCTGAGCGTAGAGAGTTTGTAAAACGTTCTGCAAAACAATTAATGAATCTTATTAAGGACGATATTAAGCCTAGAGATATCGTAACAGAAAAAGCAATTGATAATGCTTTTGCACTTGATATGGCATTAGGTGGATCAACAAACACGGTTCTTCACACATTAGCTTTAGCACATGAAGCGGAAATTGAATACCCAATTCAACGTATTAATGAAGTGGCAGCACGTGTTCCACATTTATCTAAGCTTGCTCCTGCATCAGATCATCATATTGAGGATTTACATGAAGCTGGTGGTGTATCTGCTGCATTGTATGAGCTTTCTAAGAAAGAAGGAGCTCTTCATCTTGATACTTTAACTGTTACGGGCAAAACCCTTGGGGAAAACATCGCTGGCTGTGAAATAAAAGACCATGGGGTGATCCGTCCTATTGACAATCCACATACTGAAAAAGGTGGACTTGCTGTTTTATTCGGAAACCTTGCTCCAGACGGTGCCATCATTAAAACAGGTGGTGTACAAAACGGAATTACTAGCCATGAAGGACCTGCAATTGTGTTTGAATCACAAGAAGAGGCAATCAATGGAATTGTAAATGGTAAAGTAAAAGAAGGACATGTAGTGATTATTCGTTACGAGGGACCAAAAGGTGGACCTGGTATGCCGGAAATGCTTTCTCCAACATCTATGATTGTTGGAATGGGACTTGGACCAAAAGTTGCACTTGTAACAGATGGTCGTTTCTCAGGAGCTTCTCGTGGATTATCGATCGGACATGCTTCACCTGAAGCGGCAGAAGGCGGTCCACTAGCATTCGTTGAAAATGGTGATCACATCGTAATTGATATTGAAAACCGTACAATGGATGTTCAAGTAGATGATGAAGAATGGGAAAAACGTAAAGGTAACTGGAAAGGCTTTGAACCAAAAGTGAAAAAAGGCTATCTAGCTCGTTATTCCAAACTTGTAACATCTGCTAGTACCGGCGGTATTATGAAAATCTAA
- a CDS encoding cell wall hydrolase, translating to MIYQRNQFQPVANGQINKPADEESRKAVFAALSDMRYSKRCLILL from the coding sequence GTGATCTATCAGCGTAATCAATTTCAGCCAGTTGCAAATGGACAGATTAATAAGCCAGCAGATGAAGAGTCTAGAAAAGCTGTTTTTGCTGCCCTATCTGATATGCGGTATAGCAAAAGATGCCTTATTCTTTTATAA
- a CDS encoding NAD(P)-dependent alcohol dehydrogenase, with translation MKAIVQYKYGLPEVLNLEEVEKPTPNDHQVLVKIHAASVNFGNLVLLKGKPYITRFFYGVLKPKHPIPGGDIAGCVEAVGSKVTQFKPGDEVFGDLSSSGWGAFAEYVSAPESSLEQKPVNMSFEEAAAVPMAAVTALQGLRDKGKIESGQKVLIYGASGGVGTFAVQIAKAFGAEVTGVCSTRNKEILRTIGADNIIDYKNEGIDKYREYFDLIIGVNGHQPLSVYKRALKRHGIFVHVGGAESQLYQTALQGGWISFIEKKKMNVFLQRANQKDLIFIKDLIESGKVKAVIDQQFELSEVPQALTYFAEGHAQGKVIITI, from the coding sequence TTGAAAGCAATTGTTCAGTACAAATACGGTTTACCAGAGGTTTTAAACCTAGAAGAAGTTGAAAAACCAACCCCTAATGACCATCAAGTTCTGGTGAAAATACATGCAGCTTCCGTTAATTTTGGGAATCTTGTCCTTTTAAAAGGAAAACCGTACATCACTCGATTTTTTTATGGAGTATTAAAGCCAAAGCATCCAATTCCAGGTGGTGACATCGCAGGTTGTGTTGAAGCTGTGGGTTCAAAAGTAACTCAGTTTAAACCAGGAGATGAGGTATTTGGGGATTTATCCTCCTCTGGCTGGGGGGCATTTGCCGAATATGTTTCAGCTCCGGAAAGCTCATTAGAACAAAAGCCTGTAAATATGAGCTTTGAAGAAGCAGCTGCAGTTCCAATGGCAGCAGTAACTGCCCTGCAGGGATTGAGAGATAAAGGGAAAATTGAATCAGGGCAAAAGGTACTAATATATGGAGCCTCTGGTGGTGTAGGAACATTTGCTGTACAAATTGCTAAAGCATTTGGTGCTGAGGTAACAGGTGTGTGCAGTACGAGAAATAAAGAAATACTACGAACGATAGGTGCTGACAACATAATTGATTATAAAAATGAAGGTATTGATAAATACAGGGAGTATTTTGATCTGATCATCGGGGTAAACGGACATCAACCATTATCTGTTTATAAGCGAGCATTAAAACGTCATGGAATCTTTGTTCACGTTGGTGGGGCTGAATCTCAACTGTATCAAACAGCTTTACAGGGAGGTTGGATATCTTTTATAGAAAAAAAGAAAATGAATGTCTTTTTGCAAAGAGCTAATCAAAAAGATCTGATATTTATAAAAGATTTAATAGAATCTGGTAAGGTAAAAGCAGTGATTGATCAGCAATTTGAATTAAGTGAAGTACCACAGGCTTTAACCTATTTTGCCGAAGGACACGCTCAGGGAAAAGTCATTATAACCATTTGA
- a CDS encoding AtuA-related protein: protein MKGKKIKLYEVAHSRAGDKGNTSNLSLIPFKESDFDWIGQVVTVERVKEHFKDIFYGDVIRYDIPSIKSYNFVCKNSLLGGVTTSLALDTHGKSLSSALLEMEIPLLNE from the coding sequence ATGAAAGGAAAGAAAATCAAACTATATGAGGTAGCACATAGCAGAGCAGGTGATAAGGGGAATACCTCTAATCTTTCACTTATCCCATTTAAGGAAAGTGACTTTGATTGGATAGGTCAGGTCGTAACTGTAGAAAGAGTAAAGGAGCATTTTAAAGACATTTTTTACGGTGATGTAATTCGTTATGACATACCATCTATTAAATCCTATAATTTTGTTTGTAAAAATAGTTTACTAGGAGGGGTAACGACCTCTCTTGCACTAGATACTCATGGGAAAAGTTTGAGTAGCGCTTTATTGGAAATGGAAATTCCTTTATTGAATGAATAG
- a CDS encoding SET domain-containing protein: MIEIKTSSLSDGEFNRGVFAKTNIKKGELLHEAPVISYPNDQHQHIEKTLLADYAFEYGINHTAILLGYGMLFNHSYEPNAIYEINFDNHTFDFYAYTDIQAGDEILINYNGDVDDKEPLWFNKE, translated from the coding sequence ATGATTGAAATAAAAACATCTTCTCTCAGTGATGGAGAATTTAATAGAGGAGTATTTGCTAAAACCAATATCAAAAAAGGCGAGCTTTTACATGAGGCACCTGTCATTTCTTATCCAAATGATCAGCATCAACATATAGAAAAAACGCTACTTGCTGATTATGCTTTTGAATATGGTATAAATCACACAGCTATTCTTCTAGGTTATGGAATGCTATTTAACCATTCTTATGAACCTAATGCGATTTATGAGATTAATTTCGATAATCATACCTTTGATTTTTATGCTTATACTGATATACAAGCTGGAGATGAGATTTTAATAAACTATAATGGTGATGTAGATGATAAAGAGCCATTGTGGTTTAATAAGGAGTAA
- a CDS encoding ABC transporter ATP-binding protein has product MTVLEVKQLKKSFGSVHAVQDISFSVQAGEVFTIIGPNGAGKTTTLEMIEGLVTPDSGEIMYGELNWEKNRTEIKKKIGVQPQSSAMFDLLTPEENLNLFATFYDKARSTKEILDLVNLTDHRKNHVKKLSGGQRQRLAIGLAMISDPDIIFLDEPTTGLDPQARRNIWDIILQLKQLGKTTILTTHYMEEAEKLSDRVCIVDQGKVITLDTPSALIEKLTKEREVRLSFVDGEEAAQEANTFSQTLQSVTRTEREESSLKLWTANPEDTLYDLFAFTKEKNYRVEQVSIREMSLEDVFIEFTGKEWRD; this is encoded by the coding sequence ATGACGGTGTTAGAGGTAAAGCAGTTGAAAAAATCATTTGGTTCTGTTCATGCCGTTCAAGACATTAGCTTTTCGGTTCAAGCTGGTGAAGTATTCACCATTATTGGTCCAAACGGCGCGGGCAAAACAACAACATTAGAAATGATTGAAGGCTTGGTAACTCCTGATTCAGGTGAAATTATGTATGGGGAACTAAACTGGGAAAAAAACAGAACAGAGATTAAAAAGAAAATTGGTGTACAGCCGCAGTCAAGTGCAATGTTTGATTTGTTAACACCTGAGGAAAATCTTAATCTTTTTGCTACTTTTTATGATAAGGCCCGCTCTACAAAAGAAATTTTAGATCTTGTTAATCTTACTGATCACCGCAAAAATCATGTAAAAAAGCTTTCTGGTGGACAGCGTCAACGTCTAGCGATTGGCCTTGCGATGATAAGTGATCCTGACATCATCTTTCTGGATGAACCAACAACAGGCCTAGATCCACAAGCACGACGAAATATTTGGGATATTATTTTACAGTTAAAACAACTTGGCAAAACAACCATTTTAACAACGCATTATATGGAAGAAGCTGAAAAATTAAGTGACAGAGTTTGCATAGTAGATCAAGGAAAAGTTATCACATTAGACACACCATCTGCCCTCATTGAAAAATTAACAAAAGAAAGAGAAGTCAGGTTATCGTTTGTTGATGGAGAAGAAGCAGCTCAAGAAGCTAATACATTTTCGCAAACTCTCCAATCAGTTACCCGTACTGAACGTGAAGAATCATCCTTAAAACTATGGACAGCCAATCCAGAAGATACACTTTATGACTTATTCGCATTTACAAAAGAAAAGAATTATCGTGTTGAACAGGTTTCCATTAGAGAAATGAGTTTAGAAGATGTATTTATCGAATTCACTGGAAAAGAATGGAGGGATTAG
- a CDS encoding ABC transporter permease, translating to MNQFKQMFIAQLKLTFREKQSWFWGIFFPVILMVIFMSIFSGSSDDEFSASVAIVNENPNPTSNMMLEQILKLDVLELETEDPVTREKADKLVKNKEVDAAIVLPESIDASFIRLVVNKEDEQGATSQALTGMLNQFVQQANLVASGVTPSFELQTEAISSGNAELSYTDFLLTGMIALAIAQGGMFGMVGLVEMRSKGLIKRLQMTPANMNLFGLSDMVMRVLFSVVQIILLSLIGVFIFGANLFINFPTLLIVFLLGTLSFTAVGYFISSFSKTTEAYMGVANIANFLMMFLSGVFFPIETMPEWIRPISNILPLTYFVEGLRESMVYETSLFTASIWAGIAIMVIWGIVTFVIGSLLYKRKSIVAVR from the coding sequence ATGAATCAATTTAAACAAATGTTTATTGCACAATTAAAATTAACATTTCGAGAAAAACAATCATGGTTTTGGGGCATCTTTTTTCCTGTTATTTTAATGGTTATCTTTATGTCTATTTTCAGTGGTAGCTCTGATGATGAGTTTTCAGCAAGTGTTGCAATTGTTAATGAAAATCCTAATCCTACCTCAAACATGATGCTTGAGCAAATACTTAAGCTAGATGTACTTGAGCTTGAAACAGAAGACCCTGTAACACGAGAAAAAGCTGACAAATTGGTAAAAAATAAAGAAGTGGATGCAGCGATTGTCCTACCAGAATCAATTGATGCCTCTTTCATAAGACTTGTTGTTAACAAAGAAGATGAACAAGGAGCAACATCACAAGCTCTTACAGGTATGCTAAATCAATTTGTTCAACAAGCAAACCTAGTAGCTTCAGGTGTAACACCTTCTTTTGAATTACAAACAGAAGCCATTTCATCAGGTAATGCTGAATTAAGTTATACAGATTTTCTACTTACCGGAATGATTGCATTGGCAATTGCTCAAGGTGGAATGTTTGGAATGGTTGGATTAGTGGAGATGCGCAGTAAAGGTTTAATTAAACGTCTACAAATGACTCCAGCTAATATGAATCTTTTTGGTCTAAGTGATATGGTCATGCGGGTATTATTTAGTGTTGTTCAGATTATTTTACTATCTCTAATTGGAGTCTTTATTTTTGGTGCTAACTTATTTATCAATTTTCCAACTCTGCTAATTGTCTTTTTACTCGGTACTCTTTCTTTTACAGCTGTTGGCTATTTTATTTCCTCCTTCAGCAAAACGACAGAAGCCTATATGGGAGTAGCCAATATTGCAAACTTTCTTATGATGTTTTTAAGTGGCGTTTTTTTCCCAATAGAAACAATGCCAGAATGGATTCGACCAATTTCAAATATTTTGCCACTCACCTACTTTGTTGAAGGCTTAAGAGAGAGCATGGTTTATGAAACGAGTCTCTTTACTGCTTCAATATGGGCTGGAATTGCTATTATGGTTATTTGGGGAATTGTTACGTTTGTGATTGGGTCATTATTGTATAAACGGAAGTCAATTGTGGCTGTGAGGTAG